In Siniperca chuatsi isolate FFG_IHB_CAS linkage group LG20, ASM2008510v1, whole genome shotgun sequence, the following proteins share a genomic window:
- the LOC122867510 gene encoding protein BCCIP homolog: MASSAKRRAVGLGENPEESENSSDDNPEEEDDSGEEDSEASEEDINEEVIVDFEAHTISANDFNGVKKLLQQVFLKAHVNTSEMTDIIIQQNHVGSVIKQAEVPEDSDDDDPDEVFGFITMLNLTERKGVQCVEEVKELIVDQCEKNSTHSMTEQLEQILSDTSKPVGLLLSERFINVPPQIALPLHKQLQEEIAEAQRTNKPSGKCHYCLMISKTCKEASKSIPAKGGAPKEEYMFVNAEEEFFYEQAIMKFHYSVQEEADSCLSGRWSFDDVPMKPFRTVMLIPTDRMSAIMDKLKEYLTV, from the exons ATGGCTTCTTCTGCTAAGAGGAGAGCAGTAGGTTTGGGTGAAAATCCCGAGGAAAGCGAAAACAGCTCCGATGATAAtccggaggaggaggatgattcCGGGGAGGAGGACAGCGAGGCATCAGAGGAGGATATCAATGAA GAGGTCATTGTGGACTTTGAAGCCCACACCATTTCAGCCAACGACTTCAATGGCGTCAAGAAACTCTTACAACAG GTCTTCCTGAAGGCTCATGTAAATACTTCAGAGATGACGGACATCATCATTCAACAGAATCACGTTGGAAGTGTCATCAAG CAAGCGGAGGTGCCAGAAGATAGCGATGACGATGACCCAGATGAAGTGTTTGGCTTCATCACTATGCTCAACCTTACAGAGAGAAAG GGTGTGCAATGtgtggaggaggtgaaggagctTATCGTGGATCAGTGTGAGAAGAACTCCACCCACAGTATGACAGAACAGCTCGAGCAGATCCTCAGTGACACCAGCAAGCCTGTGGGGCTACTGCTGAGTGAGCGCTTCATCAATGTGCCTCCACAGATCGCCCTCCCACTGCATAAACAGCTCCA GGAAGAAATAGCTGAAGCTCAGAGGACGAATAAGCCCAGTGGGAAGTGTCACTATTGTCTGATGATCAGCAAGACCTGCAAAGAGGCAAGCAAGAGTATTCCAGCCAAAGGAGGAGCTCCCAAAGAGGAATACATGTTTGTCAATGCAGAGGAGGAATTCTTCTATGAG CAAGCCATCATGAAGTTCCACTACTCGGTCCAGGAAGAGGCAGACTCCTGCTTGAGCGGCAGGTGGTCGTTCGACGATGTTCCCATGAAACCTTTCAGGACAGTCATGCTGATACCAACAGACCGAATGTCTGCCATTATGGACAAACTCAAAGAATACCTAACGGTGTGA
- the uros gene encoding uroporphyrinogen-III synthase — MNVLLLKEPRDGGSIPDPYIKELASHGHKATLIPVLSFKFVSLNTLSDKLFQPEKHGGLIFTSPRAVEAVKMCLEAEERREEWNSSVKDKWNTKSIYVVGKTTAALVRNLGLNPLGEDTGTAEVLSRVIIEREDTNIPPLFFPCGSIKREVLPTALRDNGVPLETLTVYQTAEHPDLEKNLTNYFTEQGTPASIAFFSPSGVKFCLEVVQRLSGEQLTQIKFAAIGPTTQDAMTAEGLCVRCTAEKPTPEHLAATIAKALQ, encoded by the exons ATGAATGTACTGCTTCTCAAAGAGCCAAGAGATGGAGGGTCCATACCTGATCCTTACATTAAG GAGCTGGCATCACATGGACATAAAGCAACCCTAATTCCCGTGCTGTCTTTTAAGTTTGTCTCATTAAACACCTTGTCAGATAAG CTTTTCCAACCAGAAAAACATGGAGGTCTTATATTTACCAGTCCAAGAGCAGTGGAGGCTGTGAAGATGTGCTTAGAAGCAGAAGAAAGAAGGGAAG AATGGAACAGCTCTGTGAAAGACAAATGGAACACCAAGTCTATCTACGTGGTTGGGAAGACAACTGCTGCATTAG TACGAAATTTGGGTCTGAACCCTTTGGGCGAGGACACAGGGACAGCAGAGGTCCTATCACGTGTTATCATTGAAC GAGAGGACACAAATATTCCaccactttttttcccctgtggcTCAATCAAAAGAGAAGTCTTGCCTACGGCTTTAAGGGACAATG GAGTGCCCCTAGAGACGCTGACTGTCTATCAAACAGCTGAACATCCAGATCTGGAGAAAAATCTAACGAACTATTTCACAGAGCAG GGCACTCCAGCCAGCATAGCTTTCTTCAGTCCATCAGGAGTGAAGTTTTGCCTAGAAGTGGTGCAGAGGCTGTCAGGTGAACAGCTGACTCAAATAAAG TTTGCAGCCATAGGGCCTACTACACAAGACGCTATGACTGCAGAAGGCCTGTGTGTCAGGTGTACTGCAGAAAAGCCAACACCTGAACACTTGGCAGCAACAATAGCCAAAGCTCTACAGTAA